One stretch of Brevibacillus laterosporus DNA includes these proteins:
- a CDS encoding DUF2167 domain-containing protein: protein MRSKSIYSIILVLLITVFTTSVYAVENLKWVSGGTKVDVGDKLATFKIPDQLTYLNKEDTITVQKEFGNSASSREIGSVYPTSDKENWYVVMEYDEVGHIMDDEQNNIDKDAILKSYKEGTEEHNKDRKPEEQIHVVGWHVPPSYDAKTHTLQWSMLAEDNKKNPIINYNLQMLTRKGYVSFILVSDPATLAQDKKILTEQIMPQFQLKEGNRYSDYDASTDKLAEFGLTGLVLGGLGLAVAKKIGILALILVFLKKAWIIVILVLGGIFKVVTNIFKKKKAHVMEPSSDSQEATDPNPSVEKTPIVESNASSTPSNQTDSTSSSNDNSKTM from the coding sequence GTGAGATCAAAAAGCATTTATTCAATCATTCTTGTTTTACTTATTACCGTTTTTACTACTTCGGTCTATGCAGTAGAGAATCTAAAATGGGTGAGTGGGGGGACGAAAGTTGATGTAGGGGATAAATTAGCTACTTTTAAAATCCCAGATCAGCTCACTTATTTGAACAAAGAAGATACCATAACGGTCCAAAAAGAGTTCGGGAACTCAGCATCATCACGCGAAATTGGAAGTGTGTACCCTACTTCGGATAAAGAAAATTGGTACGTAGTAATGGAATATGATGAAGTAGGTCACATCATGGATGATGAGCAAAACAATATTGATAAAGATGCTATCCTAAAGAGTTACAAAGAAGGAACAGAAGAGCACAACAAAGACCGCAAGCCTGAAGAGCAAATTCATGTAGTGGGTTGGCACGTTCCACCTTCCTATGACGCAAAGACTCATACCTTGCAATGGTCAATGCTTGCCGAAGATAATAAGAAAAACCCGATTATTAACTACAATTTGCAAATGTTAACACGAAAAGGATATGTTTCTTTTATTCTTGTATCTGATCCAGCGACATTGGCACAGGATAAAAAGATTTTGACTGAACAAATTATGCCTCAGTTCCAGTTGAAAGAAGGAAATCGATACAGTGACTATGATGCTTCGACAGACAAGTTAGCTGAATTTGGTTTGACAGGACTTGTACTGGGTGGATTAGGATTGGCTGTTGCCAAAAAAATAGGTATTCTTGCACTCATTCTTGTATTTTTGAAAAAAGCATGGATTATTGTAATTCTTGTGTTGGGTGGTATCTTTAAAGTAGTCACGAACATTTTCAAAAAGAAAAAGGCCCATGTCATGGAGCCATCAAGCGATTCTCAGGAGGCGACTGATCCCAATCCTTCAGTTGAGAAGACTCCGATAGTAGAGTCAAATGCATCATCGACTCCATCTAATCAAACTGATTCGACATCTTCTTCAAACGATAACTCAAAAACGATGTAA
- the dhaK gene encoding dihydroxyacetone kinase subunit DhaK, translated as MKKIINKPETLVREMCSGIVLAHPDLEFNSKYKIIKKKQIQQNKVTLISGGGSGHEPAHAGFVGKGMLDVAVCGDVFASPSQIQIYQAIKASASKKGTLLIIKNYSGDIMNFKNAAHLAGEDGLLVDYVKVDDDIAVEDSLYTVGRRGVAGTVFVHKIAGAAAEEGKELREVKEIVQKAIDNTRSIGFALTSCTVPAKGTPTFELNEDEIEYGVGIHGEPGIRREKIVSANELAKKMVTDLFRDMKISDDSQQEIGVLINGFGGSPLQELYLLANAVVREINNSNVSIFKVFVGNYMTSIDMEGASVSIIKLDNQLKHYLEATCDTPALQVTQPFTPLCVEEAAFDSQENRAVSYRCETDKKYATIDKNTFSLNNLIYLIDKMSEVIIENEVPFCELDSHAGDGDFGMSVAKGFKQLKNEWREITEHNAANIEDFLTACSLVIMEHCGGASGPIWGSAFRAASKFAGDKTELSVADFAGMMKAVVKGIQDTGERSFGRGAVVGDKTLIDALAPFSDSWEQSAKAGDDIKTASVKAAQAAVQGAKHTESLVARMGRAGTVGERSLGYPDAGAFALGVIFTELAQVIE; from the coding sequence GTGAAGAAAATTATAAATAAGCCGGAGACGCTGGTAAGAGAAATGTGTAGCGGGATCGTACTTGCACATCCGGATCTGGAGTTTAACAGTAAATATAAGATTATTAAGAAAAAGCAAATCCAACAAAACAAAGTAACGCTTATTAGCGGCGGCGGAAGCGGACACGAACCTGCACATGCCGGATTTGTCGGGAAAGGGATGTTAGATGTTGCGGTCTGCGGGGATGTATTTGCTTCCCCATCTCAGATTCAGATTTATCAAGCGATCAAAGCTTCCGCTAGTAAAAAAGGCACATTGTTGATCATCAAAAATTACAGCGGAGATATTATGAATTTTAAAAACGCGGCACATCTTGCAGGCGAAGACGGGTTGCTTGTCGATTATGTCAAAGTCGATGACGATATCGCGGTGGAAGACAGTCTGTACACGGTAGGAAGAAGGGGAGTTGCCGGAACCGTATTCGTTCATAAGATTGCCGGTGCTGCCGCGGAAGAGGGAAAAGAATTAAGAGAAGTAAAGGAAATTGTTCAGAAGGCAATAGATAATACAAGAAGCATTGGTTTTGCGCTTACGTCTTGTACGGTTCCGGCTAAAGGGACGCCTACTTTCGAACTGAATGAGGATGAGATCGAGTATGGTGTAGGTATTCACGGCGAGCCCGGAATCCGCAGAGAAAAGATTGTATCCGCCAATGAGCTGGCAAAGAAAATGGTAACGGATTTGTTCCGCGATATGAAAATAAGCGACGATTCACAACAAGAAATCGGCGTTTTGATTAACGGATTCGGTGGATCTCCGCTGCAAGAATTGTATTTGTTGGCAAACGCGGTTGTTCGAGAAATCAACAACAGCAACGTGTCCATCTTTAAAGTATTCGTCGGCAACTACATGACAAGCATAGACATGGAAGGGGCTTCCGTGTCGATTATTAAATTAGACAATCAATTAAAACATTATTTGGAGGCAACCTGCGATACTCCTGCGCTTCAAGTTACCCAACCGTTCACACCGCTGTGTGTTGAAGAAGCAGCATTCGATTCGCAAGAGAATCGAGCTGTATCTTATCGATGCGAGACGGATAAGAAATATGCAACGATTGATAAGAATACATTCTCGTTAAACAATCTGATATATCTGATTGATAAGATGAGTGAAGTTATTATAGAGAATGAAGTTCCTTTCTGTGAATTGGATTCTCATGCGGGCGATGGAGATTTTGGCATGAGCGTGGCAAAAGGCTTCAAACAATTGAAAAATGAGTGGCGGGAAATTACTGAACACAATGCAGCAAATATAGAGGACTTTCTGACTGCGTGCTCTTTGGTCATTATGGAGCATTGTGGTGGGGCTTCCGGACCTATCTGGGGATCGGCATTCCGAGCTGCAAGTAAATTTGCCGGAGACAAGACCGAATTATCCGTCGCAGATTTCGCTGGCATGATGAAGGCCGTTGTCAAAGGTATCCAAGACACGGGAGAAAGATCCTTTGGAAGAGGAGCGGTGGTCGGCGATAAGACTTTGATTGACGCTCTTGCCCCATTTTCCGATTCTTGGGAGCAAAGCGCCAAAGCGGGCGATGATATCAAGACAGCATCTGTCAAAGCTGCCCAAGCCGCGGTACAAGGGGCGAAGCATACGGAGTCCCTTGTCGCTAGAATGGGCCGGGCAGGAACGGTTGGTGAAAGAAGCCTCGGCTATCCAGACGCGGGAGCCTTTGCATTGGGTGTCATCTTCACGGAGTTAGCTCAAGTCATAGAATGA
- a CDS encoding glycerol dehydrogenase, with translation MRKAFISPSKYVQGKNEIVNLGYFIKTFGDSALLIAHKDDVTRVKEKLEHTMVQFGVTIIESGFNGECSRSEVHRLQQLAKEHACPCIIGLGGGKAIDTAKCVAEGDALIIVPTIAATDAPTSHSAVLYSQEGEFDDYAYFKQSPSVVLVDTNVIANAPTRFLVAGMGDALSTYFEARATANSYSHVNAGLPCGANGGVGQPAIGTKAALALAKLCYETLLEDGLTAKISCDSNVVTPALENIIETNILLSGLGFESGGLAAAHAIHNGLTALEGTHSYYHGEKVAFTTLVQLVLENASTDEINEVLSFCVSVGLPVCLSDIGVTNVTRLELLNVAQKACILEESIHSMPFPVSEEDVVAAIMVADLIGQEFKKKGE, from the coding sequence ATGAGAAAAGCTTTTATTAGTCCATCCAAATATGTTCAGGGTAAAAATGAAATAGTAAATCTGGGGTATTTCATCAAGACATTTGGTGATTCGGCTCTTCTTATTGCTCATAAAGATGACGTAACACGTGTAAAAGAGAAACTGGAACATACCATGGTACAATTTGGAGTAACTATAATTGAGAGCGGTTTCAATGGAGAGTGTTCCCGGAGCGAAGTGCATAGATTGCAACAGCTTGCTAAGGAACATGCTTGTCCTTGCATCATTGGATTAGGTGGAGGTAAAGCGATAGATACCGCGAAGTGTGTAGCAGAGGGCGATGCGTTAATTATTGTGCCGACAATTGCAGCGACGGACGCACCGACAAGCCATTCTGCGGTTCTTTATTCTCAGGAGGGAGAGTTTGATGATTATGCCTATTTTAAACAAAGTCCAAGTGTAGTGTTGGTTGATACGAACGTTATTGCCAATGCGCCTACACGCTTTCTTGTAGCAGGCATGGGGGATGCGCTTTCTACTTACTTTGAGGCGAGAGCAACCGCCAACTCTTATTCCCATGTGAATGCAGGACTGCCTTGCGGAGCAAATGGTGGAGTCGGTCAGCCAGCTATAGGAACGAAAGCAGCTCTTGCCCTTGCCAAGCTTTGCTATGAAACGCTCCTTGAAGACGGCCTTACAGCTAAAATATCCTGTGATTCCAATGTCGTTACTCCAGCGCTTGAAAATATTATCGAAACGAACATCCTTTTGTCGGGTTTAGGGTTTGAAAGCGGCGGTCTGGCAGCTGCACACGCCATTCACAATGGCTTAACCGCGTTGGAAGGAACCCATTCGTATTATCATGGTGAGAAAGTTGCATTTACTACGCTTGTTCAATTAGTCCTTGAAAATGCAAGTACGGATGAAATAAACGAGGTATTGAGTTTCTGTGTAAGTGTAGGTCTTCCGGTGTGTCTCTCCGATATCGGCGTAACGAATGTCACCAGACTAGAGTTGCTGAATGTCGCCCAGAAAGCCTGTATACTGGAAGAGTCTATTCATTCCATGCCTTTTCCGGTGAGTGAAGAAGATGTAGTAGCTGCTATTATGGTAGCAGATCTAATTGGACAGGAATTTAAGAAAAAGGGTGAGTAA
- a CDS encoding helix-turn-helix domain-containing protein, with translation MTLHFKLDKIMDLEKWQKLQDSLSLVTKMAIITTDYKGVPVTQHSQCQSFCQAIRKDGPLSEYCQKCDARGGLEAVRLNQPYIYLCHFNIIDIAIPIIVHNQYIGAIMAGQVKLRDNPMELEQIVTRPTNADTHKKFLDLEQDYASLPVLSYDEITTISEMLYHLCNYIVEEAINKNSMIDMYRHALTTDQPVFDSIAEHSYRNIQTIKKELENTLIDSQIIKMSNHKRISSNTILQPAFDYIYAHKNENIKLTDMADICHVSPSYFSRMFTKETGENFSVFIPRLKMEWAKQILETTDLSISQVSNELGFSEPSYFIKTFKKFERITPAVYRNIYQ, from the coding sequence ATGACCTTGCATTTCAAATTGGACAAAATTATGGATCTGGAAAAGTGGCAGAAGCTGCAGGACTCTCTCTCCCTGGTGACTAAAATGGCCATTATAACAACCGACTACAAAGGCGTGCCGGTAACGCAGCACAGCCAATGCCAGAGCTTCTGTCAGGCGATACGAAAAGACGGCCCATTGTCCGAATACTGCCAGAAATGTGATGCAAGAGGCGGTCTTGAGGCTGTGCGACTGAATCAACCCTATATCTACCTTTGCCATTTTAATATTATTGATATTGCCATCCCTATTATTGTCCATAATCAGTACATTGGGGCTATTATGGCGGGACAGGTAAAATTGCGCGATAATCCGATGGAGCTCGAACAAATTGTAACTCGGCCAACAAATGCCGATACCCATAAAAAGTTCCTCGACTTGGAACAAGACTATGCTTCTCTCCCAGTTCTGTCCTATGACGAAATAACAACCATTTCTGAAATGCTGTATCATTTATGCAATTATATTGTGGAAGAGGCTATAAATAAAAATTCAATGATCGATATGTACCGTCATGCGTTAACAACGGACCAGCCTGTTTTTGATTCTATTGCCGAGCACTCGTACCGCAATATTCAAACCATAAAAAAAGAGCTGGAAAATACACTTATTGATAGCCAGATCATAAAAATGTCTAACCATAAAAGGATTTCTTCCAACACCATTCTTCAACCGGCTTTTGATTATATCTATGCTCACAAAAATGAAAACATCAAATTAACGGACATGGCCGATATTTGCCATGTAAGCCCAAGCTATTTCAGTCGTATGTTCACGAAGGAAACCGGGGAGAATTTTTCCGTGTTCATTCCACGCTTGAAGATGGAGTGGGCCAAACAAATTCTAGAGACAACCGATCTGTCCATCTCTCAAGTCAGCAACGAATTGGGATTCAGCGAACCTAGCTACTTTATCAAAACGTTCAAAAAATTTGAACGGATAACGCCTGCCGTCTATCGTAATATTTATCAGTAA
- a CDS encoding bile acid:sodium symporter family protein: MGVVEKISSFAGKTFTVWVLLFSVIAYVYPEHFKWIGAYVIPLLGIVMFGMGLTISASDFKEVFRRPKDVALGVVGHYLVMPLLAFLLAYFLDLPPEIAVGVILVGCCPSGTASNVMVFLSRGDVALAVAIASVSTLLAPIVTPFLILLLASKWVDINIWSLFYSIIQVVIIPLALGFLVKKFFGKQAAASVKALPLVSVVAIVMIICGVVAGNQAKLASAGVMIFAVVVLHNVLGFLLGFLFARLCGMDLAKQKAVAMEVGMQNSGLGVAIATAHFSPLAAVPSAIFSVWHNISGSVLASIFSRMKEKNVADRE; the protein is encoded by the coding sequence ATGGGAGTTGTGGAGAAAATCAGTTCTTTTGCAGGGAAGACATTTACAGTGTGGGTACTGTTATTTTCCGTTATTGCGTATGTATATCCAGAGCATTTTAAATGGATTGGAGCTTATGTTATTCCGTTGCTAGGAATCGTGATGTTTGGCATGGGTTTAACCATATCTGCTTCTGACTTTAAAGAAGTGTTTCGTCGTCCAAAAGATGTTGCATTGGGCGTTGTTGGGCATTATCTTGTGATGCCACTATTGGCATTTTTATTAGCTTATTTCTTAGATTTGCCGCCAGAAATTGCAGTTGGAGTAATTTTGGTAGGGTGCTGTCCAAGCGGCACTGCCTCCAATGTGATGGTCTTTTTATCAAGAGGGGATGTGGCTCTTGCTGTAGCAATCGCTTCTGTCTCAACACTACTTGCTCCTATCGTTACACCGTTTTTAATTTTACTGTTGGCAAGTAAATGGGTAGATATTAATATCTGGTCCTTATTTTATTCTATTATTCAAGTGGTTATCATTCCGTTAGCCTTGGGGTTTTTAGTGAAAAAATTTTTTGGAAAACAGGCAGCCGCAAGCGTGAAAGCATTGCCATTGGTTTCCGTAGTGGCAATTGTAATGATCATCTGCGGCGTAGTTGCAGGGAACCAGGCTAAACTAGCTTCGGCAGGTGTAATGATTTTTGCTGTTGTGGTGCTACATAACGTACTTGGTTTTCTGTTGGGATTCTTATTTGCTCGTCTATGTGGAATGGATCTAGCTAAGCAAAAAGCAGTTGCCATGGAAGTAGGTATGCAGAATTCGGGTCTAGGAGTCGCGATTGCAACGGCACATTTTTCTCCCTTAGCAGCAGTTCCAAGTGCTATTTTTAGTGTCTGGCACAATATTTCAGGCTCTGTATTGGCATCAATTTTTAGTAGAATGAAGGAGAAGAATGTAGCTGATAGAGAGTAA
- a CDS encoding GntR family transcriptional regulator, with protein sequence MPIPRNYVAPIRVSAKDRAFSHIRRWIIDGTLKPGEKLVDVQLAEALSVSRTPVREALQLLEVQGLVQMQPGKDTRVTHIEKEDILKVYPTLATLHALAADFASVHFVPQHIEQLQEWNAKFAEAIRRGEPYQAMEYDEQFHNLITDVADNPYLTSFHISLQNHIRRFKYVFLKQTYAMNVASVDEHEHIIQALRTGNQEKLETSIKQNILRPMRELYELM encoded by the coding sequence ATGCCAATTCCTAGAAATTATGTAGCTCCTATTCGAGTGTCAGCCAAAGATCGTGCCTTCTCTCACATTCGGAGATGGATTATAGATGGAACACTAAAGCCGGGTGAAAAATTGGTAGACGTCCAGCTGGCTGAAGCGTTGAGCGTGAGTAGGACACCTGTCAGAGAAGCTTTGCAATTACTAGAAGTACAGGGTTTAGTTCAGATGCAACCAGGAAAAGATACCAGAGTCACCCATATTGAGAAGGAAGATATCTTAAAAGTATATCCGACGCTTGCTACGTTACATGCCTTGGCAGCTGATTTTGCTTCCGTACATTTCGTGCCTCAACATATTGAACAGTTACAAGAATGGAATGCAAAATTTGCAGAGGCGATCCGTAGAGGAGAGCCTTATCAAGCGATGGAGTATGACGAGCAATTTCACAATTTGATCACGGATGTAGCTGACAATCCATATTTGACGTCGTTTCATATTTCGTTACAAAATCATATTCGCCGGTTTAAATATGTGTTTTTAAAGCAAACTTATGCGATGAATGTAGCTTCCGTTGATGAACATGAGCACATTATTCAGGCGTTACGAACTGGGAATCAAGAAAAACTTGAAACAAGTATTAAACAAAATATCCTCAGACCCATGCGTGAGCTATATGAACTCATGTAG
- the nrdF gene encoding class 1b ribonucleoside-diphosphate reductase subunit beta, with translation MSKFEAVNWNEPETQYTEMLWTQNTSQFWLDTEIPISKDLKSWTNLTENERDTYMKVLGGLTLLDTEQGNVGMPMIAQHVKEKQKKAILIFQAAMEEIHAKSYSTIFTTVASSERIHEIFQWVKEDKHLQYKTAVIDDIYRNIKDGDDMSLYKAMVASVFLESFLFYSGFFYPLFLAGQGKMVASGEIIKLIIRDESVHGVFVGLLAQEVYARLTEDEQHHATQFVDELLQSLYKNELEYTETLYDSIGLTHEVKKYIRYNANKALMNLGLEQLFEEEEVHPVVLNGIRTETSTHDFFSTKGSGYQKGKVEPLHDQDFDFLNQRVKDTSCE, from the coding sequence ATGTCTAAATTCGAAGCAGTGAACTGGAATGAACCGGAAACCCAGTATACGGAGATGTTATGGACGCAAAATACATCCCAGTTCTGGTTAGATACAGAGATTCCGATTTCGAAGGATCTAAAATCATGGACGAACTTAACTGAGAATGAACGTGATACGTATATGAAGGTATTAGGTGGATTAACGTTGCTTGATACCGAGCAAGGAAATGTTGGCATGCCGATGATTGCACAGCATGTTAAAGAAAAACAAAAGAAAGCAATTCTGATTTTCCAGGCGGCGATGGAAGAGATTCATGCTAAGAGCTATAGCACTATTTTTACAACAGTAGCAAGTTCAGAGCGGATTCACGAAATTTTTCAATGGGTAAAAGAAGATAAACATTTGCAATATAAAACAGCAGTTATTGATGATATCTACAGAAATATCAAAGATGGCGATGATATGAGCTTATATAAAGCGATGGTAGCGTCTGTCTTCTTAGAAAGCTTCCTGTTTTATTCTGGTTTCTTCTATCCGTTATTTTTAGCTGGTCAAGGGAAAATGGTTGCCAGCGGAGAGATTATCAAGCTGATTATTCGTGATGAGAGTGTGCATGGTGTGTTTGTTGGGTTATTAGCACAAGAAGTTTATGCTAGATTAACAGAAGATGAACAACATCACGCAACCCAGTTTGTTGATGAGCTTCTTCAATCCCTATACAAAAATGAATTAGAGTATACAGAAACGCTGTATGATTCAATTGGTCTGACACATGAAGTGAAAAAATATATTCGTTATAATGCTAACAAAGCTCTCATGAACCTGGGATTAGAACAACTATTTGAAGAAGAAGAAGTTCATCCTGTTGTGTTAAACGGTATTCGTACAGAAACGAGTACGCATGATTTCTTCTCCACAAAGGGAAGTGGCTATCAAAAAGGGAAAGTGGAGCCGTTGCATGATCAAGATTTTGATTTCTTGAACCAACGTGTAAAAGACACATCTTGTGAGTAA